A region from the Halomonas piscis genome encodes:
- the tamB gene encoding autotransporter assembly complex protein TamB — translation MPDTRSTPAGRRRMSGKERLGRFAWAMLRLLFWLPLWLMALLMLVLGLALAPFGTGFLLSQAEKHELIRVEHHEGGLLDDFRLQGFAMDAFGVHARVDEFELAWADDCLLSGRLCLDTLRVAGADIRLDPSEKNAPEPEPEDDTPAGEIHLPFPMELRELVLDDVSVQLGDGPRIGWAHFDSALTAEDGQIRVAPTAWQKPRLYLPPGPGVRLTQNADTPLYAEGIDAAIAVQTLPEAPARAGDEAVPLDEALAAREPLELPAIRLPVNVDLALLDVEDFEVSGVTDYTVNELRLGLEGDGDQVTLTRFNLVTPDASARLDANTTLSNTYPLSARLHVVLFLPELMPELSGEELTLTLSGALDDLHAELDARGTVNARFSASADLLAPAIPFELRLQSESLQWPLPPRKAAALAESTAVNAEAAAKVAPAPAPEPPTKAEEDIQPYRLRALDLAASGSLEGYRATLGFQAEGPDVPPAEVALAGSGDIAHFAWESLDVDTGDGRLSSQGRVEWQAPFRVDATLALDDVDPNRFVDALEGQLSGNAEFSLRQLDDQWAVDVPGLSLDGTLQGYPLTLDAALEANSNLNMTIRRLDFAQGNNRLNARGQVSESNIDLDADINLRELDSISRELGGTLTGDVTARGSFSAPEVTAQLSGDALRFADNGLQRLRLDADVRGIDDPALEVGLELLGLDAGGQALESVVLELDGKLSRHQLTLDARGGADNDTLSRARLVLSGGLDQARSRYRGTLSRLEADSSAGDVRLESPVDIRYALSRGELKLTPFCLRREQGGVVCSKKPLTASAQQGEAALSLREVPMEAAEPFLPEGWQLAGDTTADLTASWSAGGSRWQADGQLASRLAITALNDYGQPVELPQLTLDADLDADTARAGADVSLSLAEAGDARLSVAVNDPLGAGTLDGTLSINGVTLAPYRPLVVGMEKLAGTLDGRVNIGGSTQQPDLQGTLELTGINASGPDIPVTVPDGEVSVSFNGERGSIDGFLNAERGRLDIDGDAVWPGGDAWRVGVDLKADSPLLVTLPAFGRLEASPDIRIRATPERLQVRGDVNVPWARLEVGDIPRSATAPSADEVIITEREDKEAERKARNPDAPSAADELESAGMAMDVNLTVTLGGDMELSAYGLESGLAGTLEVRQDSGGLQLFGDVNLEDGRFKAFGQDLLIRRGKIYFSGPPGLPSLDFEAIRNPEVTEDDVIAGVRVTGIAAEPNIAIFSEPAMDETRALSYLLRGRAPDASGGGMDNALTTALIGMSLGRAGGAVGSVGEAFGIEDLTLDTTGAGDDSQVAVSGQLSDRLRVSYGVGIFSPIAELTLRYTLWRDLYLQAVSGANQAVDLIYQFSRKGNPRVLKGEE, via the coding sequence GTGCCTGATACTCGATCCACGCCGGCCGGGCGCCGCCGAATGAGCGGCAAAGAGCGGCTCGGACGTTTTGCCTGGGCCATGCTGCGCCTGCTGTTCTGGCTGCCGCTGTGGCTTATGGCCCTGCTGATGCTGGTGCTTGGGCTTGCCCTGGCGCCGTTCGGGACCGGCTTTCTGCTCTCCCAGGCGGAGAAGCACGAGCTGATCCGCGTCGAGCACCACGAGGGCGGGCTGCTGGACGATTTCCGCCTGCAGGGCTTCGCCATGGACGCCTTCGGCGTTCACGCCCGGGTGGACGAGTTCGAGCTCGCCTGGGCGGACGACTGCCTGCTGTCGGGCCGGCTGTGCCTGGACACCCTGCGCGTGGCCGGCGCCGATATCCGCCTGGACCCGTCAGAGAAAAACGCCCCCGAGCCCGAACCCGAGGACGATACTCCGGCCGGGGAGATTCACCTGCCGTTCCCGATGGAGCTGCGAGAGCTCGTGCTGGACGACGTCAGCGTGCAGCTGGGCGACGGCCCCCGCATCGGGTGGGCGCATTTTGACAGCGCCCTGACCGCCGAGGATGGCCAGATCAGGGTGGCGCCGACCGCGTGGCAAAAGCCGCGCCTGTACTTGCCGCCAGGCCCCGGAGTGCGCCTGACCCAAAACGCCGACACGCCGCTCTACGCCGAAGGCATCGACGCCGCGATTGCGGTGCAAACGCTGCCCGAGGCGCCGGCCCGAGCCGGCGATGAGGCCGTGCCGCTGGACGAAGCCCTGGCCGCCCGCGAGCCTCTGGAGCTGCCGGCGATCAGGCTGCCGGTCAACGTCGATCTGGCGCTGCTGGACGTCGAGGACTTCGAGGTCAGCGGCGTCACCGACTATACCGTCAACGAGCTGCGCCTGGGGCTTGAAGGCGACGGCGATCAAGTCACGCTGACCCGCTTCAACCTGGTGACGCCGGACGCCAGCGCTCGGCTTGACGCCAATACCACCCTGAGCAATACCTATCCGCTGTCGGCCCGGCTGCACGTGGTGCTGTTTCTGCCCGAGCTGATGCCCGAGCTCAGCGGCGAAGAGCTGACCCTCACGCTTTCCGGGGCACTTGACGACCTGCACGCCGAGCTTGATGCCCGGGGCACCGTCAACGCACGCTTTAGCGCCAGCGCCGATCTGCTGGCCCCGGCTATTCCGTTCGAGCTGCGGCTGCAAAGCGAGTCGCTGCAGTGGCCGCTGCCGCCACGCAAGGCCGCCGCGCTTGCCGAGAGCACGGCGGTCAACGCCGAGGCGGCCGCAAAAGTGGCGCCGGCTCCCGCCCCCGAACCGCCGACAAAGGCGGAGGAAGATATCCAGCCGTACCGCCTGCGCGCGCTGGACCTGGCCGCCAGCGGCAGCCTGGAAGGCTACCGGGCGACGCTCGGTTTCCAGGCCGAAGGCCCGGACGTGCCCCCCGCCGAGGTGGCACTCGCCGGCAGCGGCGATATCGCTCACTTTGCCTGGGAATCGCTTGACGTCGACACCGGCGACGGCCGGCTGAGCAGCCAGGGGCGGGTGGAATGGCAGGCGCCGTTTCGCGTGGACGCCACGCTTGCGCTGGACGACGTTGACCCCAACCGCTTTGTCGACGCGCTGGAAGGTCAGCTGAGCGGCAACGCCGAGTTCAGCCTGCGCCAGCTCGACGACCAGTGGGCCGTGGATGTGCCGGGGCTTAGCCTCGACGGTACGCTCCAGGGCTACCCGCTCACGCTTGACGCCGCGCTCGAGGCCAACAGCAACCTGAACATGACCATTCGCCGGCTCGACTTCGCCCAGGGGAACAACCGCCTCAACGCTCGGGGCCAAGTCAGCGAAAGCAATATCGACCTCGACGCCGATATTAACCTGCGCGAGCTCGACAGCATTTCCAGAGAGCTTGGCGGCACCCTGACCGGCGACGTTACCGCCAGAGGCAGCTTCTCCGCGCCGGAGGTAACGGCACAGCTGAGCGGCGACGCGCTGCGCTTTGCCGACAACGGCCTGCAACGGCTGCGCCTTGACGCCGACGTCCGCGGCATTGACGATCCCGCGCTCGAGGTGGGGCTCGAGCTTTTGGGGCTGGACGCCGGCGGGCAGGCCCTTGAAAGCGTCGTGCTCGAGCTTGACGGCAAGCTTTCCCGGCATCAGCTGACGCTTGACGCTCGGGGCGGTGCGGACAACGACACCCTGAGCCGGGCGCGGCTGGTCCTGTCCGGCGGCCTCGATCAGGCGCGCAGCCGCTACCGGGGAACGCTCTCCCGGCTGGAGGCCGATTCCAGCGCCGGGGACGTTCGCCTGGAATCGCCGGTAGACATCCGCTATGCCCTGAGCCGCGGCGAACTGAAGCTTACGCCTTTCTGCCTGCGCCGGGAGCAGGGCGGCGTGGTGTGCTCGAAAAAGCCGCTGACGGCCTCTGCCCAGCAGGGGGAGGCGGCGCTTTCCCTGCGCGAAGTGCCGATGGAAGCCGCCGAGCCGTTTCTGCCCGAGGGCTGGCAGCTTGCCGGCGACACCACCGCTGACCTCACCGCCTCCTGGTCGGCGGGCGGTTCCCGCTGGCAGGCCGACGGCCAGCTGGCAAGCCGGCTTGCGATCACCGCGCTCAACGATTACGGCCAGCCGGTCGAGCTGCCGCAGCTGACCCTGGACGCCGACCTGGACGCCGATACCGCCCGGGCGGGCGCCGACGTCAGCCTGTCGCTCGCCGAAGCCGGGGACGCCCGGCTGAGCGTGGCCGTGAACGATCCGCTGGGCGCCGGTACCCTTGACGGAACGCTGTCGATCAACGGCGTCACGCTGGCACCGTACCGTCCCCTGGTGGTGGGCATGGAGAAGCTTGCCGGGACGCTGGACGGCCGGGTCAACATCGGCGGCTCGACGCAGCAGCCGGACCTCCAGGGGACGCTTGAGCTCACCGGTATCAACGCCTCCGGGCCGGATATTCCCGTGACCGTGCCCGACGGTGAAGTCAGCGTTTCGTTCAACGGCGAGCGCGGCAGCATCGACGGTTTTCTCAACGCCGAGCGTGGCCGGCTTGATATTGACGGCGATGCCGTATGGCCCGGCGGCGATGCCTGGCGAGTCGGCGTTGACCTCAAAGCCGACTCGCCGCTGCTGGTGACGCTGCCGGCGTTTGGCCGTCTGGAAGCCTCGCCGGATATTCGCATCCGCGCCACGCCCGAGCGGTTGCAGGTGCGCGGCGACGTCAACGTGCCCTGGGCACGGCTGGAGGTCGGCGACATTCCCCGCTCGGCCACGGCCCCGAGCGCTGACGAGGTCATCATCACCGAGCGCGAGGATAAAGAAGCCGAACGCAAGGCCCGCAACCCGGACGCGCCCAGCGCCGCCGACGAGCTGGAAAGCGCCGGCATGGCCATGGACGTGAATCTGACCGTTACCCTGGGCGGCGATATGGAGCTGTCCGCCTACGGGCTGGAATCCGGCCTTGCCGGCACGCTGGAAGTACGCCAGGACAGCGGCGGGCTGCAGCTCTTTGGCGACGTCAATCTGGAAGACGGCCGCTTCAAGGCGTTCGGCCAGGATCTGCTGATCCGCCGGGGCAAGATCTACTTCAGCGGCCCGCCGGGGCTGCCGTCGCTGGACTTCGAAGCGATTCGCAACCCCGAGGTGACCGAGGACGACGTGATTGCCGGGGTGCGAGTCACGGGGATTGCCGCCGAGCCCAACATCGCCATCTTCTCGGAGCCGGCCATGGACGAAACTCGGGCGCTGTCGTACCTGCTGCGCGGACGCGCGCCGGACGCCTCCGGCGGCGGCATGGACAACGCCCTGACCACCGCCCTGATCGGCATGTCGCTGGGCCGCGCCGGCGGCGCGGTCGGCTCGGTGGGCGAAGCCTTCGGCATCGAGGATCTGACCCTTGACACCACCGGCGCCGGAGACGACAGCCAGGTAGCGGTCAGCGGCCAGCTCAGCGACCGGCTGCGGGTCAGCTACGGCGTGGGCATATTCTCGCCCATTGCCGAGCTCACGCTGCGCTACACTCTGTGGCGGGATTTGTACCTGCAGGCGGTTTCCGGCGCCAACCAGGCGGTAGACCTGATTTACCAGTTCAGCCGCAAGGGCAACCCCCGGGTGCTCAAGGGCGAGGAGTGA
- the tamA gene encoding autotransporter assembly complex protein TamA, which yields MPLLCTAPLAFGLSATIKDVDGELDQAVKDNIEAYLENLDGEAYTRTRLAGEVKRRSGEAMRVYGYYEPEINVTVDEPKGQQVVSIAIDPGERVSIETLSITLEGDAQNDPPFQEAVDDFPLEKGDPLLHAPWDKLRGSLSASALERGYFDWRFARRRMEVRPYKQSARLYLDFDSGPRYRFGDVVVSGSHIEPERLESMRTFEPGKPYLARSIAEYNQRLAETGWFGSVMVRPRLDSAKELAMAPSDGSQSWWHRTTETQPQTAWLERDALGSAMRVHRHHNTRLPVDVVVTPAERHQFEVGVGYATDVGPRTRFSWNQPWINRYGHSLDHDLYLSGPEQRFSGAYNVPLEDPLRDSYRLQYGIKNLDDGDTHSLESTVELARRWQFDNDWVQSVYVRTTYEDFTQGGESEKVWIYYPGIQWTRTRTREQRFPVWGDRQQLSLEYSDTAWGSDAQFFRATGDSEWIRMLGEKNRFVGGVSLGAIETDDFSKIPPSLRFFAGGDNSVRGYSYESLSPRNAKGKRRGGQQMFTASAEYQRNVTGSWWGAAFVDTGDAFDSWGPADLKTGAGLGVRWVSPVGPIRFDVAHPFDDDDSDFRIHFSIGPEF from the coding sequence ATGCCGCTTTTGTGCACCGCGCCGCTGGCGTTTGGCCTGAGCGCGACGATCAAGGACGTTGACGGCGAGCTGGACCAAGCGGTCAAGGACAACATCGAGGCGTATCTGGAAAACCTCGACGGCGAGGCCTATACCAGGACTCGCCTGGCCGGCGAGGTCAAGCGGCGCAGCGGCGAAGCCATGCGCGTTTACGGCTATTACGAGCCCGAGATCAACGTTACCGTCGACGAGCCCAAGGGCCAGCAGGTCGTCAGCATCGCCATCGACCCCGGCGAACGCGTCAGCATCGAGACCCTGTCGATTACGCTCGAAGGCGATGCTCAAAACGATCCGCCGTTTCAGGAGGCGGTCGACGACTTTCCGCTGGAAAAGGGCGATCCGCTGCTGCATGCCCCCTGGGACAAGCTGCGCGGCAGCCTTTCCGCCTCGGCGCTCGAGCGCGGCTATTTCGACTGGCGCTTTGCCCGGCGGCGCATGGAAGTGCGCCCCTACAAGCAGAGCGCGCGGCTCTACCTGGACTTTGACAGCGGACCGCGCTACCGCTTCGGCGACGTCGTCGTCAGCGGCAGCCATATCGAGCCCGAGCGGCTGGAATCCATGCGCACCTTCGAGCCCGGCAAGCCGTACCTGGCGCGCTCGATCGCCGAGTACAACCAGCGGCTGGCCGAAACCGGCTGGTTTGGCTCGGTGATGGTGCGCCCCAGGCTAGACAGTGCCAAGGAGCTCGCCATGGCGCCGTCGGACGGCTCGCAAAGCTGGTGGCACCGCACCACCGAGACCCAGCCACAAACCGCGTGGCTCGAGCGCGACGCCCTGGGCAGCGCCATGCGCGTGCATCGCCATCACAATACCCGGCTGCCGGTAGACGTCGTGGTAACGCCGGCCGAGCGTCACCAGTTCGAGGTTGGTGTGGGCTACGCTACCGACGTGGGGCCGCGCACGCGTTTTTCCTGGAACCAGCCCTGGATCAATCGCTACGGCCACAGTTTGGATCACGATCTTTACCTTTCCGGCCCTGAGCAGCGCTTTTCCGGCGCCTACAACGTGCCGCTGGAAGATCCGCTGCGCGACAGCTACCGCCTGCAGTACGGAATCAAAAACCTCGACGACGGCGATACTCACTCTCTGGAAAGCACGGTGGAGCTCGCCCGGCGCTGGCAGTTTGACAACGACTGGGTGCAGTCGGTCTACGTGCGCACCACCTACGAAGACTTTACCCAGGGCGGCGAGAGCGAAAAGGTCTGGATCTATTACCCCGGCATTCAGTGGACGCGCACCCGCACCCGGGAGCAGCGCTTTCCCGTCTGGGGCGATCGTCAGCAGCTCTCGCTGGAGTATTCGGATACCGCCTGGGGGTCGGACGCGCAGTTTTTCCGCGCGACCGGCGATAGCGAGTGGATCCGCATGCTGGGCGAGAAAAACCGCTTTGTCGGCGGGGTGAGCCTGGGCGCCATCGAAACCGACGACTTCAGCAAGATTCCGCCGTCGCTGCGCTTTTTTGCCGGCGGCGACAACAGCGTGCGCGGCTATTCCTACGAAAGCCTGTCGCCGCGCAACGCCAAGGGCAAACGCCGCGGCGGCCAGCAGATGTTTACCGCCAGCGCCGAATATCAGCGTAACGTCACCGGCAGCTGGTGGGGCGCGGCCTTCGTCGACACCGGCGATGCCTTCGACAGCTGGGGGCCGGCCGACTTGAAAACCGGCGCCGGCCTGGGCGTGCGCTGGGTATCCCCCGTGGGCCCCATCCGTTTCGACGTTGCCCATCCCTTTGACGATGACGACAGCGACTTTCGGATTCATTTTTCCATCGGCCCGGAATTCTAG
- a CDS encoding nucleotide sugar dehydrogenase, translating to MRILIYGSELSAATAAAALAWVGHRVSWLPHASQPWSALREADWLRREPQLFEQIEHSRADGHLTLVDSVEAVGDLDALWLGLSPSQRKDAETLLRHPAMGSKARLVLVNNSTFPVGETERLERCLGGPHIGVALPDMLEEGRAWTTFTRPTRWLLGCDDARGERLVRELLRAFNRRSEVFQRMPRRDAELTKLAINGMLATRISYMNEIAGLADTLGVDVEHVRQGMGADTRIGFEYLYPGCGFGGPSFSRDLMRLADAQLSSGRASALLDRVMDINEQKKETLFRKLWAHFGGELAGRTIAIWGAAFKPGTVRIDQAPVLTLLEALWAQGVHVKLHDPAAIPALVEAVGERADLTVFSDDPYRACEGADALLLVTEWKTYWNPDWERLAGTLRARLILDGRNIYDPDFVASCGLCYRGIGRRADPASPGPRESLPQQAQGPGEARGKES from the coding sequence ATGAGGATCCTGATTTACGGCAGCGAGCTTTCCGCCGCTACCGCCGCCGCCGCGCTTGCCTGGGTAGGGCACCGGGTAAGCTGGCTGCCCCACGCCTCCCAGCCCTGGTCTGCGCTGCGCGAAGCCGACTGGCTGCGCCGGGAGCCGCAGCTGTTCGAGCAGATCGAGCACAGCCGGGCCGACGGCCACTTGACGCTGGTGGACAGCGTCGAAGCGGTTGGCGACCTCGATGCCCTCTGGCTGGGGCTGTCCCCGTCCCAGCGAAAGGACGCCGAGACCCTTCTGCGCCACCCGGCCATGGGGAGCAAGGCGCGCCTGGTGCTGGTCAACAACTCGACGTTCCCCGTGGGCGAAACCGAGCGGCTGGAGCGCTGCCTGGGCGGGCCCCATATCGGAGTGGCCTTGCCCGACATGCTCGAGGAAGGGCGCGCCTGGACCACCTTCACTCGGCCCACGCGCTGGCTGCTGGGCTGCGACGATGCCCGCGGCGAACGCCTGGTGCGCGAGCTGCTGCGCGCCTTCAACCGCCGCAGCGAGGTATTTCAGCGCATGCCGCGGCGGGACGCGGAGCTGACCAAGCTGGCGATCAACGGCATGCTGGCCACCCGCATCAGCTACATGAACGAGATCGCCGGCCTTGCCGATACCCTGGGCGTCGACGTCGAGCACGTGCGCCAGGGCATGGGGGCGGATACTCGCATCGGCTTTGAGTATCTTTACCCCGGCTGCGGCTTTGGCGGGCCGAGTTTTTCCCGGGACCTCATGCGCCTGGCTGACGCCCAGCTGTCCAGCGGGCGCGCCTCGGCGCTGCTGGACCGGGTGATGGACATCAACGAGCAGAAGAAAGAGACGCTGTTTCGCAAGCTCTGGGCACACTTTGGCGGTGAGCTGGCGGGCAGGACGATAGCGATCTGGGGAGCCGCCTTCAAACCCGGTACCGTGCGCATTGACCAGGCCCCGGTGCTGACGCTGCTCGAGGCGCTGTGGGCCCAGGGCGTGCACGTGAAGCTGCACGACCCCGCCGCCATACCGGCGCTTGTCGAGGCCGTGGGCGAGCGCGCTGACCTGACCGTCTTCAGCGACGACCCTTACCGCGCCTGCGAAGGCGCCGACGCGCTGCTGCTGGTAACCGAATGGAAAACCTACTGGAATCCGGACTGGGAGCGGCTGGCGGGGACGTTGCGCGCCAGGCTGATACTCGACGGGCGCAATATTTATGATCCCGACTTTGTGGCAAGCTGTGGGCTATGCTACCGGGGGATCGGCCGCCGGGCGGACCCGGCTTCCCCGGGGCCCCGGGAGTCGCTACCACAGCAGGCGCAAGGCCCGGGGGAAGCCCGAGGCAAGGAGAGTTAA
- a CDS encoding UTP--glucose-1-phosphate uridylyltransferase, translating into MIRKAVLPVAGFGTRCLPASKAIPKEMITVVDRPVIQYVVEEAVAAGIRDIVLVTSASKGAIENHFDTHAELEASLEAKGKQALLESIRDIVPDGVNLISVRQGEPLGLGHAVLCARPVIGDDEPFAVLLPDVLVDAAEGQARGDSDLRGMLAAFELTRRAQLMVEEVDWAEVERYGIVSPSDAVPAPGEAAALAGMVEKPTRAEAPSNLAVIGRYALPGAIFPLLADTPPGAGNEIQLTDAIEALRESQGVQAYRMQGLTYDCGQPLGYLEATLAFGRRHPALGEDFRALLSRYRGK; encoded by the coding sequence ATGATTCGCAAGGCTGTACTTCCCGTCGCCGGATTCGGCACCCGCTGCCTGCCTGCCTCCAAGGCGATCCCCAAGGAAATGATTACCGTGGTCGACCGCCCGGTCATCCAGTACGTGGTCGAAGAGGCGGTAGCGGCGGGCATTCGCGACATCGTGCTGGTGACCAGCGCCAGCAAGGGCGCGATCGAAAACCACTTTGACACCCATGCCGAGCTGGAAGCCAGCCTCGAAGCCAAGGGCAAGCAGGCGCTGCTGGAAAGCATCCGCGATATCGTCCCGGACGGCGTCAATCTTATCAGCGTGCGCCAGGGCGAGCCTTTGGGCCTGGGACACGCGGTACTCTGCGCCCGCCCGGTGATCGGCGATGACGAGCCCTTTGCCGTATTGCTGCCGGACGTGCTGGTGGACGCGGCCGAGGGCCAGGCCAGGGGGGATAGCGATTTGCGCGGCATGCTGGCGGCGTTCGAACTCACCCGCAGAGCCCAGCTGATGGTGGAAGAGGTCGACTGGGCGGAGGTCGAGCGCTACGGCATCGTTTCGCCAAGCGACGCCGTTCCCGCCCCGGGCGAGGCGGCGGCGCTTGCCGGCATGGTGGAAAAGCCCACCCGGGCCGAGGCGCCGTCCAACCTGGCGGTGATCGGTCGCTATGCGCTTCCCGGCGCCATTTTCCCGCTGCTCGCCGATACCCCGCCGGGGGCGGGAAACGAAATCCAGCTCACCGATGCCATCGAGGCGCTGCGCGAGAGTCAGGGGGTTCAGGCCTACCGCATGCAGGGCTTGACCTACGACTGCGGCCAGCCGCTTGGCTACCTGGAAGCGACCCTGGCCTTTGGCCGGCGCCACCCGGCGCTGGGTGAGGACTTCCGCGCACTGCTGTCGCGCTACCGGGGAAAGTAA
- the ubiG gene encoding bifunctional 2-polyprenyl-6-hydroxyphenol methylase/3-demethylubiquinol 3-O-methyltransferase UbiG produces MHANARKARRGNVDAAEVAKFEALAERWWDREGEFKPLHDINPLRLDFIDARAGLAGKRVLDVGCGGGILSESMAHRGAEVTGIDLGEAPLEAARRHAAEHGVDVCYRNVAVETLADEQPGEFDVVTCMEMLEHVPDPASIVEACSRLVRPGGTVFFSTLNRTPRARALAIVGAEYILGLLPRGTHDYAKFIRPSEMAAWCRRHRLDVSEQTGLTYNPLTRRYRLAPRDVSVNYMMACRKQEDA; encoded by the coding sequence ATGCATGCCAACGCCAGGAAAGCCCGTCGCGGCAACGTGGATGCCGCGGAAGTGGCCAAGTTTGAAGCGCTGGCCGAGCGCTGGTGGGACCGCGAGGGCGAGTTCAAGCCGCTCCACGACATCAACCCGCTGCGGCTGGACTTTATCGACGCCCGGGCGGGGCTTGCCGGCAAGCGCGTGCTGGATGTGGGCTGCGGCGGCGGCATACTGAGCGAGTCCATGGCTCACCGCGGCGCCGAGGTCACCGGCATCGACCTGGGCGAGGCCCCCCTCGAGGCGGCGCGGCGCCACGCGGCAGAGCACGGCGTCGACGTTTGCTACCGCAACGTGGCGGTGGAAACCCTGGCCGACGAACAGCCGGGCGAGTTTGACGTCGTCACCTGCATGGAAATGCTCGAACACGTCCCCGACCCGGCCTCAATCGTCGAGGCCTGCAGCCGGCTGGTGCGCCCCGGCGGCACGGTGTTCTTTTCCACCCTCAACCGCACGCCCAGGGCCCGGGCGCTGGCGATTGTCGGCGCCGAGTACATTCTCGGCCTGCTGCCCCGGGGCACCCACGACTACGCCAAGTTCATCCGCCCTTCGGAAATGGCCGCCTGGTGCCGCCGGCACCGGCTTGACGTCAGCGAACAGACTGGCTTGACCTACAACCCGCTGACGCGTCGCTACCGCCTGGCGCCCCGGGACGTGTCGGTCAACTACATGATGGCCTGTCGCAAGCAGGAGGACGCATGA
- a CDS encoding HAD-IA family hydrolase gives MTSIAAPEAVLFDLDGTLVDTAPDLATATNVLRRHHGLVPLPFEVIRGQVSNGGSALVTLALGLAADHPDHGAARTILLDAYEQALATHSRVFAPLDTWLDDWHREKRPWGIVTNKPRRYAAPLVEILGLQPGALLCADDLPTKKPAPEPLWEAARQLNTTPKACWYVGDHVRDMEAARAAGMTAVAVGYGYIAEEEDYRQWPADVWFDDCAALVDALGGGKARMTAGAAATGAAAGRRLSRR, from the coding sequence ATGACGTCGATAGCTGCCCCCGAGGCCGTCCTGTTCGACCTTGACGGCACCCTGGTGGATACCGCACCGGATCTTGCCACCGCCACCAACGTTCTGCGCCGCCACCACGGCCTTGTGCCGCTGCCGTTCGAGGTGATTCGCGGCCAGGTGTCCAACGGCGGCAGCGCCCTGGTGACCCTGGCGCTGGGGCTTGCCGCCGATCACCCGGACCACGGCGCCGCGCGGACGATTCTGCTCGACGCCTACGAGCAGGCCCTGGCCACCCACAGCCGGGTGTTTGCTCCGCTGGATACCTGGCTTGACGACTGGCACCGCGAAAAGCGTCCCTGGGGCATCGTCACCAACAAGCCCCGCCGCTACGCCGCGCCGCTGGTGGAAATACTCGGGCTGCAGCCGGGCGCGCTGCTGTGCGCCGACGACCTGCCGACGAAAAAGCCCGCCCCCGAACCGCTCTGGGAAGCGGCCCGGCAGCTGAATACGACACCGAAAGCCTGCTGGTACGTAGGCGATCACGTGCGCGACATGGAAGCCGCCAGGGCCGCGGGTATGACCGCGGTGGCCGTGGGCTATGGCTATATCGCCGAGGAAGAGGACTATCGCCAGTGGCCGGCAGACGTCTGGTTTGACGACTGCGCGGCCCTGGTAGACGCGCTGGGCGGCGGCAAGGCCCGGATGACAGCCGGCGCGGCGGCTACTGGCGCGGCGGCTGGGCGTCGACTTTCTCGCCGTTGA
- a CDS encoding YciK family oxidoreductase, whose protein sequence is MLCKIDYQPAADLLQGRIILITGAGDGIGRAAALACARHGATVILLGRTIAKLESTYDAIEQAGGPQPAIFPLNLEGATHADYLDMAETLHQEFGRLDGVLHNAGLLGRITPFEQYNPELWEQVMQVNVTGPVWMTQALLPLLKASDDASVVFTSSGVGRKGRAYWGAYAVSKFATEGFVEVLADEMDNQHAIRVNTLNPGATRTQMRRTAFPGEDPDALRTPDDIMPTYLWLMGPDSQGVNGEKVDAQPPRQ, encoded by the coding sequence ATGCTTTGCAAAATAGATTATCAGCCGGCAGCCGATCTGCTGCAGGGGCGCATCATCCTGATCACCGGCGCCGGTGACGGCATTGGCCGCGCCGCCGCGCTGGCCTGTGCCCGCCACGGGGCGACGGTCATTCTGCTGGGGCGCACCATCGCCAAGCTGGAAAGCACCTACGACGCCATCGAGCAGGCCGGCGGCCCCCAACCGGCGATTTTTCCGCTGAATCTGGAAGGCGCCACCCACGCCGACTATCTGGACATGGCGGAAACCCTGCACCAGGAGTTCGGCCGTCTGGACGGCGTGCTGCACAACGCCGGGCTGCTCGGGCGCATCACGCCATTCGAGCAGTACAACCCCGAGCTCTGGGAGCAGGTCATGCAGGTCAACGTCACCGGGCCGGTGTGGATGACCCAGGCGTTGCTGCCGCTGCTCAAGGCGTCCGACGACGCCTCGGTGGTGTTTACCTCGTCCGGCGTGGGGCGCAAGGGGCGGGCCTACTGGGGCGCCTATGCGGTGTCCAAGTTCGCCACCGAAGGGTTCGTCGAGGTGCTGGCCGACGAAATGGACAACCAGCACGCCATCCGCGTGAACACCCTGAACCCCGGCGCCACGCGCACCCAGATGCGGCGCACGGCGTTTCCCGGCGAGGACCCGGATGCCCTGCGTACCCCCGACGACATCATGCCCACCTATCTGTGGCTGATGGGGCCGGACAGCCAGGGCGTCAACGGCGAGAAAGTCGACGCCCAGCCGCCGCGCCAGTAG